The following DNA comes from Enterocloster bolteae.
GATACCCTTATCATGGCCCCGTTAAACGGGGTGGAGGCAGAGGAAAAGGTGGCAGCGGTATTTGGATGGGATAATCTGCTGTATTCCCTGGCAAAGGTAAGCGTGGTCATGAAGGACGGGTGCGCCTCCTTTAATCCAAAGGTTGCCCGGATTGAAATGGGGGAGAAGCACAATGAGACAGTGTCCCCCAGGGTACAGGCTGTGAAGGAGCTGTTTGAGGGGGCGGGCATACGTACCGTTGTTCCGGAGGATATGGAGCGGGCCATCTGGTATAAATACATGTGCAATGTCAGTGAGAACCAGAGCGCCGCTGTCCTGGGCATCCCCTTTGGGGCCTGGAGTGTCAGCGCAGATGCCAATTTTATCCGTGAGAAGCTGATGAGGGAGGTCATAGCCATTGCGCAAAAGAAAGGAATCGACCTCTCGGAAAAGGATATGGAAAAACAGGCCAGCGTGCTTAAGGACGTGCCTCCTAAAAATAAACCGTCCACCCTCCAGGACATTGAGGCAGGCCGCAAGACCGAGGTGGAAATGTTCGGAGGCACCATCATCCGTATGGGCCGTGAGCTGGGAGTGCCTACGCCTTATAATGAAATGTTCTACCATGGAATTAAGGTGCTGGAGCAGAAGAATGAGGGGTTGTTTTAAGAAAAATACGGTGTCACCTGCGCTGGGGAGAGGCAGATGGAAATAAGAAAAGACGGATGACCATTCCCACGGTCCATCCGTCTTT
Coding sequences within:
- a CDS encoding ketopantoate reductase family protein, with translation MNQKREIRTVSLIGLGAIGCFLASHLGPLMGDNLRVIAGGSRRERLEQEGVMVNGVRHHFNIVSPEETCGQDYPDLAIIITKFPALSQALEDMRNQIGPDTLIMAPLNGVEAEEKVAAVFGWDNLLYSLAKVSVVMKDGCASFNPKVARIEMGEKHNETVSPRVQAVKELFEGAGIRTVVPEDMERAIWYKYMCNVSENQSAAVLGIPFGAWSVSADANFIREKLMREVIAIAQKKGIDLSEKDMEKQASVLKDVPPKNKPSTLQDIEAGRKTEVEMFGGTIIRMGRELGVPTPYNEMFYHGIKVLEQKNEGLF